The genomic window GAGTtgcaaaagaggaaaataagtgaCTTATCCAAAGACATACCAAAAGTGGTAGTGCAGCCAGGACGCAAGCCCAAGTCTGTCCCGAATACTTCTCCCTACACGACACAATCTGTcaggaagggaaaagacagaTGGAGCTGGAGTCCACAAGAGACGCATACTAGGTAGGGTCTGCAGAGTGAGCCAGACCGGCTGACTCTCCAGCCCCAATAGTCCAGTGGCTGGTGCAGACACAAAGGACAGCTATGATGGGGGGAGAGGCAGCAAAGACTGACCGACCGAGGCCCGCCAGGTCGGAGCACCCTTCGGACACACAAGCCAGCTGGCTGGAGCAAAGCGGTCCGCGCTGGGACACGGAGACCCCTCCAGCCCTTTCCTCCCACACCCCGCCCATTCTCTCACCCCTTGAGATGACTCCGCCCCGGTGCCTCCGCAGGATGGAGCGGGACGCGCAGTTCACCCAGAGGAAGGCAGAGCGGGCCACGCTGCGGAGCCACTTCCGGGATAAATACCGGCTGCCCAAGGTAAGCTTAGGAGCCTGGGCTGGCAGGCACATCTGGGACCTGAGCTTGGAgctccctgctctttctcccgACTCTGGACACCACAAGTTTCAGTTCCTAAAACTCATGGAATTCTTGGTTGGATCCTTCATTCTCTGACTCAAAGGCCTGGAAGCCCAGTCTTCCCAAGACTGATTGGTTTGTGTTTCTGGAGCCAGTTCATGCCCCTTCTTTCCCCCATCCAccactcccccaacccccagtcgGGCCCAAGCAGATGAAGAAGTGGAAGACAGTAGATTTTACCCCAGGGTTGAGTACACTCAGAGCTCCTGAACATCCACAGAGGGTGGAGTGGGGTAGAGAATGCAGCATcctctatgtgccaggcacttgacCTTCATGCTCTTATGTAACCCTTCAATAATGCTTTCAGGTAGCTATCACCCACACtccaaataaggaaactgaggctcagagaggttgcaGGACTTGGCAAGGCCATATAGCCAGCTAGTGATGGAGCTGCGGTCAGAGCTCAAGCCTGTGAATACTGGACTCCTGGGTTGCTTCCAGGGTATGGAGTCTGTGTGCAGAGAGCAAAATGCCCCTTGGTTGGCCAAGCAGCCAGGAAAATGTCCCCATAGGCACTGCAACGGTAGATGGGAATGTGTTTCCTaaggagggaactgaggcacaagCTACTCCCAGTGCCTAGAATCTTCCACTTGAATTGAAAGATCAGACATGTGAACATtacattcactcatttaacaaatgtttacgGATCCCTTGGCTATCTCTGACGTTCCACAGGGCACCAGTCTTCTGGAAGTCTCTCAGAGGCAAAAGCAGTCCAGAAAGCCTGGAAGGCTACTGAGGTAAACCCAGctaaaaatggaatcattaaaaaaacaaacaaacaaacaaacaaacaaaaacaggaatgGAGTCATTCCTCAAATGCTTGCATGAGCCTTATTAAGAGACACAACTCCTGCCACATCAGGAAACTCTGAGTCTAGTAGAAGAGGGAAGACTTGGCTGTAACTGCGTAGGACACAAAGTGGAAAGCCCCAGGGTCCCCAAAGGATttccaaagggaaagagaagtgcAATGGCATTCAGCAGGTATCATGCAATGAGAGCACAGATGTCGGAATCCATGATGTAGATGTAAAACAAATGTCCGCACTTCCTAGGTGTGTGACCTTGCACAAGTTACTTGCTTAAATTGAATAATTTACTTAaactgagcctcaatttccttgcttgtaaaatacagataacaaTACCCACCCTGCAGGGTTATTTTGAATGTCAGCCATACAGTAGGCATTTGATAAATGGTACCCATCACTGTTATCAGTAACGTCCTCCAGTGTAGTTAATGATAGTCAGCATGTGACTTGACTGATTAGAACAGTTTCACTCCtaagtattttcattttgctctatTCACTATGCTAGTGTCTTCAATATCTCAGAGTGAAGTAAGGTGGTGTAAAAGTGCAAGGCCGCCATGTCCAAGTGACAAAAGTTTGATCCTGGGATTAGTGGGGTTGGGGGGCCTAACTCACCAGAACATTCGGCTTGAGAAATCTAGGGGCTGGTAGCCCAGTCCGGACCTCTTCCCTATCCCTTCGACTCTGGATCTTCATGGACCTCCAACTGCACTCcaccctccccttttcccttcagAACGAGACAGATGAAAGCCAGATTCAGATGGCAGGTGGAGACGTGGAGCTGCCCCGAGAGCTGGCCAAGATGATTGAGGaggacacagaggaggaggaggagagagcctCCGTCCTTGGGCAGTTGGCCAGTCTCCCTGGTCTAGACCTCGGCTCATTCAAGGACAAGGCCCAGGCCACACTGGGGGACCTTAAGCAATCAGCTGAGAAGTGCTACATCATGTGACTACTTCCTCTAGGGCTAAGAGCATGTCCCAATGTCCACAGACCCATACCCCTCTTAGTTCTGTTCCCCCTGTCCCATGCTAGCTCAGGACCCTTCCCATTCATGGTCCAAGTCTGccttctggtctctctctctccactgggAACGAAGTCCCTATTCCTCACCCTTCTCTTCAGGACCCACCCTCTCTACTAAGCCTGGAAAGGCCTTCTAAGATTGTAGGAATAGGCCCATCCCTCTCTGGCCATCACCCCAAGTTCTTGTACACAGGATCACAcatagagagacacacagagggacatAGAAACTGTGGCATGTGGAGAGGCATATGCCACACCTGCATCCTGGCgtgcgcatgcgcgcacacacacacacacacacacacacacacacacacatgcacacacacagagggcaGACACCCTCAGGAGACAAGAGGCCCAAGTTTGAGCCTCCAAGTTCACTCTCCTTGCAAGCCACTGCTCTTTCTGGGTCTCATTtcatcatctctaaaatggggacgGGCTGGATGATTTCTAACACTTTCTGTCTTGGCTTCCTTGGCCTTTGGAGCCAACCCCACACAGCTCCTGGGGCAGGACAGCACTTGTAGCCGTAGCCTCAAGTGGCTGCCACTGTACTGTGGGCTCTGGCTCTCAGGAGCTGAGCGATGCTTTGTGAGGGGCCGGGTGCCAAGGATGAAGCTGGCACACAATGGTAGCCCAGGCGGCTCTAGGCCTTTTCTGGACCCAGGCCCAGgaaatttctgttctgttcccaTAGAACTCTCTCCAGATTCCATAGCTGGATCTCCTCTCTCAgctcaatgaaaaataaaaatttgaaatgatgtACCTTTTTTCTGACTTCTTATGGACCTCCAGGAGTCTTGGGATTCATCTTGGGGTTCACAGCCCAACAACCCTCCTCAACTGTAGCTTCATAGGAATGCCAGCAAGCTCTACCCTCTGGGGGCCCGGGGCAAGGGCGGGGTCCCCACACTGACCAAGCACTAAGTCCAGGCTGGGGCCAGATGGACTAGGTCTGGACTTTGAAAAGGATGTGGCAGCCAGCTGAATGGGGACGCACATGGAGAAGGCCAGGCCTCCCAGCCACTACTTGGAACCACAGGAGAGGCTGCAGCTCAATCACAGCTGTCTCTGGCACCTGCACCTGGACCCTCTTCTCACCTTGGAGATGGAAGGTGTAACAAAAAGAAGGCAAGGCAACTTTCCAGTCCTGGCACTGCTGTGTGACTTAGAGCAGGACCCTTTCCCTCTCGGAGCCTGTTGTCCCTGCTGTGATATGAAGAACTACCCCCTCCctaaataataattcattttaaagctGTCTGGAAAGCCTTTGGCACATGGTAGACCATCAATAAATGACAActcattatttaacaaaaaaattaggaGCCCAAATCTCATCCTCCTTACCTGTGGGGGATGCAGGAAATCAACCAGGAGGCTTCACAAGCAGGCACCCAAGGGACCTTAGCCCCAAGGTGCTACAGGCTAaccccaggtgtccctgcttgGCACCAGCCCATGCGGAAGCTAGCCAAGATTTATAGACAGAATAGCCTTATGAAGGTTTGATTTCAAGGGCAAAGTTTCCATTAGGTCTCCTTTGTAAAATAAGGACAAGAAACATAAAACCCATTTGGTAGGTAatgtggggagaagcaggtgggagagagagaagaaagggatgaGGAATTATGAGGGTGTcggagggagagacacaggcc from Suricata suricatta isolate VVHF042 chromosome 9, meerkat_22Aug2017_6uvM2_HiC, whole genome shotgun sequence includes these protein-coding regions:
- the CPLX3 gene encoding complexin-3, producing MAFMVKTMVGGQLKNLTGSLGAGEDKGDGDKSAAEAQGMSREEYEEYQKQLVEEKMERDAQFTQRKAERATLRSHFRDKYRLPKNETDESQIQMAGGDVELPRELAKMIEEDTEEEEERASVLGQLASLPGLDLGSFKDKAQATLGDLKQSAEKCYIM